Proteins from a genomic interval of Thunnus maccoyii chromosome 1, fThuMac1.1, whole genome shotgun sequence:
- the LOC121884106 gene encoding ARL14 effector protein isoform X2 yields the protein MPVICAAIGCTNKFVKGSEIRFYRFPLSKPQLATKWVHSLGMKNFTPTANTCLCSEHFRTDCFRDYNGKQFLREDAVPTIFNHGQDSSKIELRKRGVIPKETNVTNQIGTQADRDRAREAAGLRRDKRGGMRGGRGGRGGKQLSERQTIGAKSRVYDSKGRLLSNGKDMCDCLDVDCMGCFYPCPDCGSRKCGVECRCERKWLYEQVEVEGGEIIRNKFAV from the exons ATGCCCGTTATTTGTGCGGCTATAGGGTGTACTAATAAGTTTGTCAAGGGGTCTGAAATCAGATTTTACAG GTTCCCGCTCAGCAAACCTCAACTGGCCACGAAATGGGTGCACAGCCTGGGCATGAAAAACTTCACCCCAACTGCCAACACCTGCCTCTGCTCAGAGCATTTCCGGACGGACTGCTTCAGGGACTACAACGGCAAGCAGTTTCTGAGGGAGGACGCGGTACCCACCATATTCAACCATGGGCAAGATTCATCAAAG ATTGAACTTCGGAAAAGAGGGGTGATACCAAAGGAGACGAATGTCACAAATCAAATAGGAACACAAGCGGACAGAGACCGAGCGAGAGAGGCTGCCGGTCTACGCAGAGACAAAAGAGGAGGAATGAGG GGTGGACGCGGTGGCCGTGGAGgaaaacagctgtctgaaaG GCAGACGATCGGAGCCAAGAGCAGAGTGTACGACAGCAAAGGCCGACTGCTGTCCAACGGCAAGGACATGTGTGACTGCCTGGACGTGGATTGCATGGGCTGTTTCTACCCCTGCCCCGACTGCGGCTCACGCAAGTGTGGGGTCGAGTGCCGCTGCGAGAGGAAGTGGCTTTACgagcaggtggaggtggagggcgGAGAGATCATCCGGAACAAGTTTGCTGTGTAA
- the LOC121884106 gene encoding ARL14 effector protein isoform X3 — protein sequence MSRSRKPRFPLSKPQLATKWVHSLGMKNFTPTANTCLCSEHFRTDCFRDYNGKQFLREDAVPTIFNHGQDSSKIELRKRGVIPKETNVTNQIGTQADRDRAREAAGLRRDKRGGMRGGRGGRGGKQLSERQTIGAKSRVYDSKGRLLSNGKDMCDCLDVDCMGCFYPCPDCGSRKCGVECRCERKWLYEQVEVEGGEIIRNKFAV from the exons GTTCCCGCTCAGCAAACCTCAACTGGCCACGAAATGGGTGCACAGCCTGGGCATGAAAAACTTCACCCCAACTGCCAACACCTGCCTCTGCTCAGAGCATTTCCGGACGGACTGCTTCAGGGACTACAACGGCAAGCAGTTTCTGAGGGAGGACGCGGTACCCACCATATTCAACCATGGGCAAGATTCATCAAAG ATTGAACTTCGGAAAAGAGGGGTGATACCAAAGGAGACGAATGTCACAAATCAAATAGGAACACAAGCGGACAGAGACCGAGCGAGAGAGGCTGCCGGTCTACGCAGAGACAAAAGAGGAGGAATGAGG GGTGGACGCGGTGGCCGTGGAGgaaaacagctgtctgaaaG GCAGACGATCGGAGCCAAGAGCAGAGTGTACGACAGCAAAGGCCGACTGCTGTCCAACGGCAAGGACATGTGTGACTGCCTGGACGTGGATTGCATGGGCTGTTTCTACCCCTGCCCCGACTGCGGCTCACGCAAGTGTGGGGTCGAGTGCCGCTGCGAGAGGAAGTGGCTTTACgagcaggtggaggtggagggcgGAGAGATCATCCGGAACAAGTTTGCTGTGTAA
- the LOC121884106 gene encoding ARL14 effector protein isoform X4, whose protein sequence is MSRSRRRFPLSKPQLATKWVHSLGMKNFTPTANTCLCSEHFRTDCFRDYNGKQFLREDAVPTIFNHGQDSSKIELRKRGVIPKETNVTNQIGTQADRDRAREAAGLRRDKRGGMRGGRGGRGGKQLSERQTIGAKSRVYDSKGRLLSNGKDMCDCLDVDCMGCFYPCPDCGSRKCGVECRCERKWLYEQVEVEGGEIIRNKFAV, encoded by the exons ATGTCAAGATCAAGAAGAAG GTTCCCGCTCAGCAAACCTCAACTGGCCACGAAATGGGTGCACAGCCTGGGCATGAAAAACTTCACCCCAACTGCCAACACCTGCCTCTGCTCAGAGCATTTCCGGACGGACTGCTTCAGGGACTACAACGGCAAGCAGTTTCTGAGGGAGGACGCGGTACCCACCATATTCAACCATGGGCAAGATTCATCAAAG ATTGAACTTCGGAAAAGAGGGGTGATACCAAAGGAGACGAATGTCACAAATCAAATAGGAACACAAGCGGACAGAGACCGAGCGAGAGAGGCTGCCGGTCTACGCAGAGACAAAAGAGGAGGAATGAGG GGTGGACGCGGTGGCCGTGGAGgaaaacagctgtctgaaaG GCAGACGATCGGAGCCAAGAGCAGAGTGTACGACAGCAAAGGCCGACTGCTGTCCAACGGCAAGGACATGTGTGACTGCCTGGACGTGGATTGCATGGGCTGTTTCTACCCCTGCCCCGACTGCGGCTCACGCAAGTGTGGGGTCGAGTGCCGCTGCGAGAGGAAGTGGCTTTACgagcaggtggaggtggagggcgGAGAGATCATCCGGAACAAGTTTGCTGTGTAA
- the LOC121884106 gene encoding ARL14 effector protein isoform X1, which translates to MPVICAVIGCNNKFVKGSEIRFYRFPLSKPQLATKWVHSLGMKNFTPTANTCLCSEHFRTDCFRDYNGKQFLREDAVPTIFNHGQDSSKIELRKRGVIPKETNVTNQIGTQADRDRAREAAGLRRDKRGGMRGGRGGRGGKQLSERQTIGAKSRVYDSKGRLLSNGKDMCDCLDVDCMGCFYPCPDCGSRKCGVECRCERKWLYEQVEVEGGEIIRNKFAV; encoded by the exons ATGCCCGTTATTTGTGCGGTGATAGGGTGTAACAATAAGTTTGTCAAGGGGTCTGAAATCAGATTTTACAG GTTCCCGCTCAGCAAACCTCAACTGGCCACGAAATGGGTGCACAGCCTGGGCATGAAAAACTTCACCCCAACTGCCAACACCTGCCTCTGCTCAGAGCATTTCCGGACGGACTGCTTCAGGGACTACAACGGCAAGCAGTTTCTGAGGGAGGACGCGGTACCCACCATATTCAACCATGGGCAAGATTCATCAAAG ATTGAACTTCGGAAAAGAGGGGTGATACCAAAGGAGACGAATGTCACAAATCAAATAGGAACACAAGCGGACAGAGACCGAGCGAGAGAGGCTGCCGGTCTACGCAGAGACAAAAGAGGAGGAATGAGG GGTGGACGCGGTGGCCGTGGAGgaaaacagctgtctgaaaG GCAGACGATCGGAGCCAAGAGCAGAGTGTACGACAGCAAAGGCCGACTGCTGTCCAACGGCAAGGACATGTGTGACTGCCTGGACGTGGATTGCATGGGCTGTTTCTACCCCTGCCCCGACTGCGGCTCACGCAAGTGTGGGGTCGAGTGCCGCTGCGAGAGGAAGTGGCTTTACgagcaggtggaggtggagggcgGAGAGATCATCCGGAACAAGTTTGCTGTGTAA